A stretch of Treponema vincentii F0403 DNA encodes these proteins:
- the rpe gene encoding ribulose-phosphate 3-epimerase, which yields MDASFILAPSLLSADFSRLAEELQFIEANGGQWVHLDVMDGAFVPNLTFGAPVVRSLRSKSTLPFDVHLMVAHPQDFVKDFAAAGADYFTFHIEAVVHAHRLITEIRAAGMKPGVSIVPSTPVHLLDEVLPFVDLVLVMTVNPGFGGQTMIIPCLEKVKKLCEYREKYGYRYLISVDGGVNAETLPAVCSSGADVVVSGSSFFSGDIKK from the coding sequence ATGGATGCATCGTTTATATTAGCACCGTCTCTATTGAGTGCAGACTTTTCACGGCTTGCCGAAGAATTACAGTTTATCGAAGCAAACGGAGGGCAATGGGTGCACCTTGATGTAATGGACGGGGCTTTTGTGCCGAATTTAACGTTCGGTGCTCCCGTTGTGCGCAGCTTACGGAGTAAGAGCACCCTTCCTTTTGATGTGCATTTAATGGTTGCCCATCCTCAAGATTTTGTAAAAGATTTTGCGGCGGCGGGGGCGGATTATTTTACGTTTCATATTGAAGCGGTTGTGCATGCTCATCGGCTTATTACGGAAATCCGTGCAGCAGGTATGAAGCCCGGCGTGAGCATCGTACCGTCAACCCCTGTACATCTTTTAGATGAGGTGTTACCCTTTGTTGATCTGGTACTGGTGATGACGGTTAATCCGGGTTTTGGCGGCCAAACGATGATTATTCCTTGCTTGGAAAAGGTTAAGAAGCTGTGTGAATACCGTGAAAAGTACGGCTACCGTTATTTGATTTCCGTTGACGGTGGTGTCAATGCGGAAACACTTCCGGCCGTATGCAGCTCCGGCGCCGATGTTGTCGTTTCAGGTTCATCTTTTTTTTCCGGAGATATAAAGAAATGA